The window GCCGAAGGCGTGGAAGCGGTCTCGATCGCCTTCATCAACTCCTACGTCAACGGCGAGCACGAACGTCGCGCGGCGGCCTACCTCTCGCGCCGCCTGCCGGGCGTTCCCGTGACGGCCTCCGTCGATCTTCTGCCGCAGCTTGGCGAGTACGAGAGGACCAGCACGACGGTGGTGAACTCCTACATCCGCCCTGTCGTCGAGCGCTACGTCTCGTCCCTGAAGGCCCGGCTCGACCGCCTCGGCGTCAAGGCGCCGCTGATGATCATGCAGTCCAGCGGGGGGGTCGCGCCGGGCGACGCGGTCGCGCGTCAGCCGATCGACATCATCGAAAGCGGCCCCGCCGCAGGCGTGTTGGGCGGTCAGCGGCTCGGCGAGAAGATCGGCGTCGGCGACATGCTGGTGTTCGACATGGGGGGCACCACCGCCAAGGCCACCGTCATCGAGAACCACGCCTACGCGATCTGCCCGGAGACCGAGGTCGGCGGCGGCGCGGCGCTTGGCGCCCGAATGATCAAGGGCGCGGGCTACCCCGTGCAGTCGCCGACGATCGACATCGCCGAAGTCGGGGCCGGCGGCGGCAGCATCGCCGCGACCGACGCCGCCGGCGGGCTGATCGTCGGCCCGCGGAGCGCCGGCGCCGAACCCGGCCCGGTCGCCTACGGGCGCGGCGGGACCCATCCAACCGTGACCGACGCCAACATCGTGCTTGGCTATCTCAACCCGGGCGCGCTGGTCAGCGGCGAACTCACGCTCGACGTGAAAGCGGCGATGACGGCGATCTCCTCCCTTGGCGAGAAAGTGGGGTTGTCCTCCACCGACACCGCCTACGGCATCCATGCGATCGCCGACGCCACCATGCTGCGCGCGCTGCGGGGCGTCTCGTCCGAGAAGGGCCGCGATCCCTCGCAGTACACGATGCTGGCGATCGGCGGGAACGGCTCGGTGCACGCCTGCTCGCTGGCCGAAGCCGCCGGCATGGCGCGCATCGTGGCGCCGCCGGTCGCTGGTCTCTTTTCCGCGCTCGGCATGCTGTTCGCCGACGTCGAGCATCAATTGGTCGCGGCGTTCTACCGGCGCCTTGACGAGGTGGACGCGGCGGCCCTTCGCGAAGCCGTGGCGCCGTTGATCGATCGCGGTCTCGGCATGCTGCGCGGAGAAGGCTTCGTCGCGCCGGAAAGCCAGGCCGTCACCGTGTTCGCTGACCTGCGGTACGTCGGCCAGACGTCGCCCCTTACCCTCCCGATCCCCGCGGGAGATGACGGGCTCGCGGCGCTGCTTGCGGCCTTCCATGCCGAGCATCAGGCCGTCTTCGGCTACGCCTCGCCCGGGGAGGCCGTCCAGTTCGTGGCGCTGAAGCTTGTATGCCGCGGCGTGTCGCCGACGCCGCGCATGCCCGCCAGCGCCCGCCGCGGCGCGGAAAAGACCGTCGCCCGCCATGTCCGGCGCGCCTTCTTCGGCGAGGCCGGATGGATCGACACGCCCGTGGCGCCCCGGTCCGACCTCACGGAGACCCCGGTCTTAGGTCCGATGATCATCGAGGAATACGACACCACCATCGTGGTTCGCCCGGGATGGTTCGCGGCGCGCGACACCTGGAACAACGTCGTCCTCACGCGCGGCGCGGCCTGAAGGAGCTTATCGAGATGATCACGATCGATCCCGTTCGGCGCGAGCTTCTGAAGAACGCGCTGGTCACCACCGCCGACAACGCGCTGGTCATGGTGATGCGCACGGCCCGCACCTCCAACGTCAAGAACAGCATGGACTTCTCCGCCGCCGTCTGCGACGGCGGCGGCCGGCTGGTGGCGCAGGGCGTAGCGGTGCCGGTGCATCTCGGCGTGGTGATGCCGGCGCTGGAGGCCTGCCTCGCGCATTTCGGCGACGACGTTTGCGAAGGCGACGTGCTGGCGAGCAACGACCCCTATTCCGGCTGCAGCCATCTGAACGACATTTTCACGTTCAAGCCGGTGTTCGTCGACGGCCAGCGGGTGGCCTTCGTCAGCCTGATCCTGCACCACAGCGACCTGGGAGGCCGGGTGCCCGGCGGCAACGCCGCCGACAGCATGGAGATCTTCGAAGAGGGGCTCCGGATCCCGCCGCTGAAGATCGTCGAAAGCGGAACGACCAACCAGACGCTGATGCGCATCATCGAATTCAACACCCGCGTGCCGGACCGGGTGATGGGCGACGTACGCGCTCAGCTCGCCGCGCTCGACCAGGCGGCGGCCGAGGTCGAGAAGCTCGCGCGCGCGTGGAAGCCGGACGTCCTCGCCGCCTATCTCGACGACCTCATCGACTATGCCGAGAAGCTGACCCGGTCGGAACTGGCGAAGCTGCCCGACGGCGTTGTCGAGTTCGAGGAGTGGAACGACGACGACGGCGTCGGCAACGGCCCGATCCGCATCCACCTCAAGCTCACCAAGTCCGGCGACGAGATCGAGGCCGACTTCACCGGCACGGACGACGACCTCGGCGGCGCCGTGCACTGCAACCGCGCCTTCACCGTCTCCTGCGCCTACGCCGCGATCCGCACGGTGCTCAGCGCCGGCATCCCCAACAACGCCGGGCTCTACCGCGCGATCACCGTGAAGACGAAGCCCGGGACCTTCGTCGACGTGTCGTTCCCGGCGGCCGTCGGCTCGCGGGGACAAGTCGGCTTCAGGCTCCGGTCGATCGTGCTCGGCGCGCTCGCGACGCTGCTTCCGGACACGCTTCCCGCTTGCGCCGGCGGCTCGGAGTTCGCGATCGCGGCGTCGGGCCGGGACGTCGACGGCCGCCGCTTCCTCCACCTCGAATTCCACAATAACACCGGGCTTGGCGGCAACCCGGACTCCGACGGCCAGGACGCCGGCCCGTACTGCATCGGCAATCTCGCCAATGTGCCGGTGGAGTTGATCGAGGCCGAGAACCCTATCGTGATTGAAGAATACGGGTTCTTGCCCGACACCGGCGGCGCCGGCCGCTACCGGGGCGCCCTTGGCCTCGTGCGGCAGTATCGGTTCCTCACCGACGACATCCAGGTTCAGGTGCGCGCCGACCGCTTTAAGTCGAGGCCGTGGGGGCTCTTCGGCGGCGGTCCGGGCTCGAGCGCTTCCAACACCCTTAATCCCGGGACTGAACGCCAGTCAGCACTGCCTTCGAAGTTTACGCGTCGTTTCAAAGCCGGTGACGTGCTGCGCGTGGAGATGGCCGGGGCAGGAGGATACGGAGCGCCAAGCGAGCGCGATCCGGAGGCCGTGCGGCTTGACCTTATACAAGGCAAGGTCAGTACTGCTCATGCGCGCGACGTCTACGGACACGAAGAACGCGCAGGTGGCCAGCCCCGTTGCTAGTTTTCAAGGCAGGCCTAGGCTCTCCTCCGACGCTCTAATGATATTTCGGCTCACTTCCATCTCCCCTTGTGTTTTAAAGGAATGCGGGACCTTGGCGCTATCGCCAGGTCCCGCTTATCCCTTCGCCATTCAGTGAAGCGCGAGATCCGCCGCATGCTTAGCCGCCTGGGCGGCATCGGCACGAGCGTCACGCTCGGCGGCGATCCGTAGCCGCGCAGCCGTCCAGCCTTCGACGGCCGCGGCCCCGCGGCGCTGCACGATGAGCGCATGGATCGCAGTCTTCGTCGCAAGGCCCGACGTCGCCGTCGATCGCGCCGGCGTAAAGGCGCTCAGCCGCAAGCGCTCGCTGGATTGAGCGGTCGCCGATCATATTTGGTCTCCGGAAACAAAAAGGCCCCGCTCGATGACGGGGGGCGACGATCCGCGGAACTACGGATGACGGGATGCCGCGGAGGCTATGAATACTGCTCGCTTTAAGTGGCGATCACGACGAAGGGCGCCATGGCTTCGACCGTTCAGTGCAGGCGCGGCGCCCCCTTGGGGCATAGGTTTTTGTTCTGGAATCAGGCGGAGCGCCGTCTTGGAAAATGGCCAAGGATCGATGAAAGCGGTCGGTGTCACGCGTCCTAAGCCGACAGTATGCGGGGCGCAAAGCCATCCTTTGCTTGCATCGGGGTACACCTAAAAGCAGAAATTTCTGCGGCATGCGTTGACCGAATTTTCCTCTGTCTGTACGACAAAAAGCGTCATCCTCCTCGCAGGAGCAAAAATCTTGGATCTAGATAGAATGCTCCAGGAGATCGAAAAATTAGACGGCACGACGCCTCGCGCGGATGCATTGAAATTATTAGAAGAGTGCCTAAAAGTTGGCGCTGATAATTTGGTGCAGTTGGCTGCGTCAAAACTTGCGAATATCCCGGTGTCTGGTTCTATCCGAACCTCCGCAATGCTTCCGTATAAAGAGCATGGCCGAAAGCTTAAGGACGCTCGTGCGTCTGAAGATACTTTCGAAGCTCTAGGCCTTGCTTCGACGATGACGCCACATCGAGACGATCTCCGCTTAGCCCCCATCACCCGAGAGATGATGGTTGAAGCTGGGCGGCATGCACAAATGCCGATCCCGCGCATCATTCATCAAATATGGATTGGACCGAAGCCTGCCCCACTCGGCCCCCCGGAACGTTGGAAGAAGTGGTGTGACAAGTATGGATATGAGTACCGCCTCTGGAGAGAGAATGATGTCAAGAATCTTCCCTGCTACGGAACGGTCGCGTACAACTCTTTTTTGAAAAGGAAACGTTACGCGGGCGTTGCCGACGTGATCCGAGCGGATATTTTACATGAGGTTGGCGGACTGTACGTCGATATGGATATGTTCCCTATCGATATGATTGCGTTGAAGAAGTCGGTTGCTTGGCGGGGCATCCGAGCTGACGGCCGGAAGACGAGCGGCCTTTCCTCTTTTCAGGCCGGGATCGGGCTCGGCGCTGGGACCATCTTTGCGAGCTTCCTGAGGTTTTGGGCAGTGGCGGCGAGCAGGAACTCGTCCCGGGCGCCGCACGGCCCTCGAAGCCGTAGACGATCGAGCCGCAGGATGCGCTTCAGGTGCGCGAACAGCATCTCGACCTTCTTCCGCTCACGCCGGGAGGCCGTGTAGGCGTCGGTCTTCGCAATGTCCCTCGCCATGTCGCGAGCGCCCTCGTGGATCGAGCGAGGGATCTTCCGGGCCGGCGCGTTTGGGCAGCACTGCGGTTTCAGGGAGCAGGCGTCGCAGTCGAACTTGCTCGCGCGGTAGCGCATCATGCCGTCGTCGTCGACGAGCGGAGCCGAGGTTCGGTAGACCCTCTGGCGAGGTCTCAGTTCGTTCCCGGCCGGGCAGGTGTAAAGATCGCGGTCATGATCATAAGGGAAGTCGGAGCGACTGAACGTGCCATCGGTCCGGGCGCTCTTGTCGAACACGGGAATGTGCGGCTCGATCCCGCGATCATGGACCAGCCAGGCGAGCATCTCGGCCGAGCCATAGGCGCTGTCGGCGGCGAGCCGCTCGGGCCAGAGCCCGAAGCGGTCCTGGGCCCGCTCAACCATCGTTCGCGCGGCGCCGACCTCGGCCTGCCGGATCGCGCGGCTGGGCTCGACGTCGACGATCACCGCGTGGTCGAGGTCGATCAGGTAGTTGGTCGCGTAGGCGAAGAAGGCGTGGCCCTTGTGTGCGCCGGTCCACTGCGCGGCCGGATCCGACCGCGACACGAACTTCGGCCGGGTCTCGCTCGCCGCGCCCCAGGCCGCATCGTCAAGCGTGTCGAGGTACTCGCGGACTGAGCGCCGCGTCGCGGCCAACTCTTCCCAGTCGACCTCGTCCGTGCCGTCCGCCGAGCGCTGACGGTTGGCGTCGGCCCGGATCAGGCTGGCGTCGACCGCGAAGCCGTCGCCGCCCACAAGCCCCTCAGCCATGCAGCGCCGGACGACCGTCTCGAACAGCTTGCGCAGCAGGTCGCTGTCGCGGAAGCGGCCATGACGGTTCTTCGAGAAGGTCGAGTGGTCCGGCACGTCGCCGTCGAGGCCGAGCCGGCAGAACCAGCGATAGGCGAGGTTCAGATGAACCTCCTCGCACAGTCGCCGCTCAGACCGGACGCCGAAGCAGTAGCCGACCAGCAGCATCCGGATCAGCAACTCCGGGTCGATCGAAGGACGACCGGTCGAGCTATAGAAGGGAGCCAGATCCCGCCGCACCTCTGACAGGTCGACGAACCGGTCGATCGCCCTCAGCAGGTGGTCTTGCGGCACATGCCGCTCGATAGAGAACTCATAGAACAGCGCCGCCTGGTCGACCTGCCGCTCGCCCATCATCGCCGTTGCCCTCCGCTCATCGAGCTGAGTGAATCAGCGGCGGCGCCTCGCTTCAACGACGGAGTTTTTCAACGGAATCGATATAGGAACTGACCTTCATGAAGTTCTCTCAATGAGAGGCGTAGTCTGCCTACCAGCAAGTTCTTACCGAAAGCTTGGAATGGGGGGAATTTTTTTTACAAACTCAATTTTGGGAAGCTCCAAGGGTAACCCTATCATTCGTCGCTATAGAAATGCGATGTCTCCCACAGTTGCGGGCTTTGACGGCCACACATCAGCGTGGTGGGCAGTTGGCGCATGTCTGTTGACATCTTCGCTTGCTGCGTCGGTTAACACAATTAGCCCGCTACATCGCATCGGAGACAAAGCTCAATTAAGTCATATAGACCTCGTATACGCGGAGATTGACAAGTTGGAGGCGTCGGGATCTACAGCTCTCTTTTTCAGCGCGAATTATTGGTAAATAGCGGCGGCTGTTGTCCGGCAGCGTCTCGGTGTAGGCGTCCACGACGAGGCTCCAACAGAAAAGCCGCCCCGATGGGCGGCTTGGCAGAATCTAAAGCAGGTAATTCCCGTGTTACGCGGGGGTCGGTAGCGCTGCCGGCCACCTTCGCGGCCCTGAGGTCGGTTCTACCTAAGGGACTACGGTCACCGTACAAGATGTCGCATAGTTAGCGCGGAGGCATATCCCCGAGCAGGTGGTGCCAATGATCGACTTTGGCGGTTAGATCGACTTTAGCGTCACCGATCGTGAAACGGACGCGAACTTCCCCTCGGTTCGCGTCCGTTTTGGTCCTCGGTAGTACTTCGCCACGCGTAGGCCGGATAGCTACGTCTTGGACGGTTTCAACCACCGAGCGATCGTAGAACACATCCTCGCATGTCCTGGATTCATCGATGAGCGAGAGAGCGAGCATCGCGACTTCCCCAAGGACCTTGTCATCGGCAAAAGTCATAAGCGCTGCAGCCCCTCCCCACTCCGTAACAACTATTCCCTTGAGATAGCCGCCTTCAGCTCCCGTTTCCTTAAGCGCAGCCACCTCGTCCGCGCGAATAGACACCGGCTTCGACACATCATCAAACGTCATGCGCACCACCAATCCTTGGCATGCGGATCATGGCCGAAAATTTATCGATCACACACTACGTCGTTCTACCTATACGCGAGTTGTTGGCAGGGCTTTTTACAGAGCGGTCGATGGTTCTGACGTCGACTGCCTCAGATCGCGAGGCTGATCGCCTTCGACAGATAATCCTGCAAGCCGAGGTAGACCGCCTCCATCTCCTCGGCGCTAAGCTTGCGCGTGAAAAACACGAGCGCCGCGAGATCGAAGAACCCGGCGTAGTTCGAGCCTTGGGCGGTGATGCCGCACTTGAACGGACGCGCGCCGCCGAGGGTCTTGGGCGTTGTCTTAGGATTCGACGCCTGCATGGCCGTGTTGAGCCGGCGACGATAGACGATGCGCTCGGCCGGAAGGTAGGACGCCCCATCATCTCGAAGCGAGGGCCGCGCGGCGGGGCCGGAGCCGGCGTCAAGGGTCGTGTGGACCGGCGCGGTGTCGCTGATGACGGTCGCCCGGCCATTGTCCGTCGTCGTCTCGATCAGGGCCAAGGACTGTTCCGTCCCAAAGAGCGAGCCCGATGACGCGCCTCTGCCTGCGGCGACGACGCCGACGATCGAGCGCGCGGTGTTCGCGGCGACGAGGGCGTTCGCGTTGAGGGGCATGACGATGTCGCGCCCAATGCCCGTGCCGTTCGCGTCCACGCCGAAGCGCGCCCGGCTCGATTAAAGCTTTGCGTTCGTCGTGTTCCCGCGCCGGCCATGGCCCGTATCGTCGTAGCCGGGAATCTCGGGGCCCCCGCCGCGCGGCACGTAGGCCGCGAACATGTCGGCACGGAAGGATGGCAGCAGAACGCGGCTGCTCGGGAGGCCGAGGCCACGGAAATCGCGTCCCGGAATGACGCGCTTGAAGGACTTCGCCATAGCTTAGGCTCCGTGGCAATAGTTGTAGGCGATAATGAAGTAAAGCGCGTCAGCAAGCTACGCGCATCCGGTCGCATTGCAGGGCACGGAGTCGTACCACAGCGCTTTCGTCTTTTGGGTGCGCCGGGGAAGATCAAAATCGACGGTCGGTGCGCAGTGTTTGGACAGACGAGGTGCGGAGCCTGGTAAAAGGCCGCATGGCGCGCGTCGCGCAGGCGCGGCGGTAGGCCAGCCGGATGGCGAGGGTCGCTTCCTAGTCTAGAACACCACGCGCTGCGAGACGGTGCGGCCAGCGCTTGCGCCGTCGCCAGCGAAGTCGTCGCCCAGGTTTTGGTTCTTGGAGATCTCGTCGGGCGGCGCGCCCATGCCGAGGATAATGACCTTCGCGCCCGGCGCCGTGGCGTCGACGCAGTCGAGCAAGATGTTCTTATCGGCTTCCGCCGTGACGGCGTTGGAGCCGTAAACGTCGTTCCAGCCAAGCGCGACGATCAGCGGGACGTTGGAGTGGTCCGCCGGCGCGCCGCCGGCAAACGGGGCTCCGTTGTCGTTCAGCGCGCCGTCCGCGCACCAGCTGTTCTTGCGCATGTAGAAGGCGCGAGCGCTGGGAGCGCGGCCGATTGCGGCGCGCCGGCGGGTGGTCTCCTTTGAAACGGACGCTGCGTTTCTCGACAGACAACCGCCGCGCATTGCTGGCCCGGGCCACGCATCTGTCCGCGGTCAGCCTTCGCGTCAGCCGGCCGGACGTTCTCAAGCGACGAACGAGGTGCCGCGGACACAGTGACGCCGCGATGCAGCAATTCACGGACGCGTTCCGTTTATCCGATCCCACAATTATGATAGCTCAGAGGGCGGTCTCCTCGGGGGAGTGCAGCCGTAATCACGGTGTTGTCATAAAGGAGGCGTTGCTCTGATGGATGAATTGCCCGGGTTGGTGGTTCGTGGTTTTTACGGCAACAACAACTGTGGCGACGAAGCTCTGCTCGCTACGATGATTCAGTACTTTTCGCATGATTTTAGAATAATTATATCTGCGAACAATCTAGTTTATGTCAAAGAAAAATTCATAACGCCGAAGATCCCTCCCTACGATAAGCTTAAGGTTATCTGGAGCTTGAACCGAGGGGCGCTAGCTGCGCCCGATGTCGCCGGCCTGCTTCTGGGTGGAGGCGGTCTTGGCCTTGGTTTTGGCTGGGATCAGTATATGTTTGCTTGGCGGTATGGCAAGAAAATCATCCACACCGGCGTGCACATCACTGAGGAGTTCATTTCGGAGAACTCCGCAGACTTCAATAACGTGACGTCGACGTTCCTGCGCGCCGCGAATTTCTTCAGCGTTCGACATCAACGGTCGATCGTCGTTGCGGAGAAGCTGGGCGTGCATCCGAAATACGTGCCGGATTGGGCGTTCGGCCTTAATCAGACGGAGGGGCCCAAGCCCAAGGGCGACTACATCGTCGTCACGATCCGGGCCGACACCAACCGCAACAATCCCCGGACGGCAGTCTTCCTGAAGAGCATCATGGACTACGCCGCGGGCGAGGGTCTCAGCGTGGCGCTCGTTCCCTTCGACGCCAGCGATCAGAACCTCACTCGATCCTTGGACATCAAGGGCGAGATGATGGGCAACCTCTTCAGCAAGCCGACCTACGTCAAATATCTGCTGGGGCAGGCGAAAGCCGTGTTTTCGCTCGGCCGCTATCATCCGCTGGTGTTCGGTATGTCGAACGACGTTCCGACCTTCAGCCTGGACACCGTCCGGCCCGGGCGCTCCGACGACAAGACCTGCCTCCAGCTGGTCGAGGACGGCCTCGAAGATTTCCATTTTCCGACGAACCGGATCGACGAGTTTACGCCCGCGGAGATCGCTCGCCTCGTGCGCGTCTACGGCGACGACGGGCTGGCGAAGCCTTTCCTCGGACACAAGGCTGCGGTCGACCAGGCGGCGGCCGACATTCTTCAGGTGCTGAAATCGTAGCGTCGCGCCGACCGTCCAAGCTCGCCGAAACGAGCCCCTGAGTCGCAGGCCGCCGCTGTGGGAATGCGCTTGCTTTCAGAAATCGCTTTCGAACATCCTTACGCGGCGACAGGAGCCGAACATTGCCGAAACCCATT is drawn from Methylopila sp. 73B and contains these coding sequences:
- a CDS encoding hydantoinase/oxoprolinase family protein, whose product is MSASYRLGVDIGGTFTDVVLMSADGVIFSKKVLSTPQDYSRGIEAGVSALLEELGIEASDIGEFVHATTVATNTIIERKGAKSGLLTTKGFRDVLEIARFRTPRLYDIHYKKQDALVERRLRLEADERIAADGSVTRALDDADLEAAAAVFEAEGVEAVSIAFINSYVNGEHERRAAAYLSRRLPGVPVTASVDLLPQLGEYERTSTTVVNSYIRPVVERYVSSLKARLDRLGVKAPLMIMQSSGGVAPGDAVARQPIDIIESGPAAGVLGGQRLGEKIGVGDMLVFDMGGTTAKATVIENHAYAICPETEVGGGAALGARMIKGAGYPVQSPTIDIAEVGAGGGSIAATDAAGGLIVGPRSAGAEPGPVAYGRGGTHPTVTDANIVLGYLNPGALVSGELTLDVKAAMTAISSLGEKVGLSSTDTAYGIHAIADATMLRALRGVSSEKGRDPSQYTMLAIGGNGSVHACSLAEAAGMARIVAPPVAGLFSALGMLFADVEHQLVAAFYRRLDEVDAAALREAVAPLIDRGLGMLRGEGFVAPESQAVTVFADLRYVGQTSPLTLPIPAGDDGLAALLAAFHAEHQAVFGYASPGEAVQFVALKLVCRGVSPTPRMPASARRGAEKTVARHVRRAFFGEAGWIDTPVAPRSDLTETPVLGPMIIEEYDTTIVVRPGWFAARDTWNNVVLTRGAA
- a CDS encoding hydantoinase B/oxoprolinase family protein; translated protein: MITIDPVRRELLKNALVTTADNALVMVMRTARTSNVKNSMDFSAAVCDGGGRLVAQGVAVPVHLGVVMPALEACLAHFGDDVCEGDVLASNDPYSGCSHLNDIFTFKPVFVDGQRVAFVSLILHHSDLGGRVPGGNAADSMEIFEEGLRIPPLKIVESGTTNQTLMRIIEFNTRVPDRVMGDVRAQLAALDQAAAEVEKLARAWKPDVLAAYLDDLIDYAEKLTRSELAKLPDGVVEFEEWNDDDGVGNGPIRIHLKLTKSGDEIEADFTGTDDDLGGAVHCNRAFTVSCAYAAIRTVLSAGIPNNAGLYRAITVKTKPGTFVDVSFPAAVGSRGQVGFRLRSIVLGALATLLPDTLPACAGGSEFAIAASGRDVDGRRFLHLEFHNNTGLGGNPDSDGQDAGPYCIGNLANVPVELIEAENPIVIEEYGFLPDTGGAGRYRGALGLVRQYRFLTDDIQVQVRADRFKSRPWGLFGGGPGSSASNTLNPGTERQSALPSKFTRRFKAGDVLRVEMAGAGGYGAPSERDPEAVRLDLIQGKVSTAHARDVYGHEERAGGQPRC
- a CDS encoding IS1182 family transposase — translated: MMGERQVDQAALFYEFSIERHVPQDHLLRAIDRFVDLSEVRRDLAPFYSSTGRPSIDPELLIRMLLVGYCFGVRSERRLCEEVHLNLAYRWFCRLGLDGDVPDHSTFSKNRHGRFRDSDLLRKLFETVVRRCMAEGLVGGDGFAVDASLIRADANRQRSADGTDEVDWEELAATRRSVREYLDTLDDAAWGAASETRPKFVSRSDPAAQWTGAHKGHAFFAYATNYLIDLDHAVIVDVEPSRAIRQAEVGAARTMVERAQDRFGLWPERLAADSAYGSAEMLAWLVHDRGIEPHIPVFDKSARTDGTFSRSDFPYDHDRDLYTCPAGNELRPRQRVYRTSAPLVDDDGMMRYRASKFDCDACSLKPQCCPNAPARKIPRSIHEGARDMARDIAKTDAYTASRRERKKVEMLFAHLKRILRLDRLRLRGPCGARDEFLLAATAQNLRKLAKMVPAPSPIPA
- a CDS encoding polysaccharide pyruvyl transferase family protein — translated: MDELPGLVVRGFYGNNNCGDEALLATMIQYFSHDFRIIISANNLVYVKEKFITPKIPPYDKLKVIWSLNRGALAAPDVAGLLLGGGGLGLGFGWDQYMFAWRYGKKIIHTGVHITEEFISENSADFNNVTSTFLRAANFFSVRHQRSIVVAEKLGVHPKYVPDWAFGLNQTEGPKPKGDYIVVTIRADTNRNNPRTAVFLKSIMDYAAGEGLSVALVPFDASDQNLTRSLDIKGEMMGNLFSKPTYVKYLLGQAKAVFSLGRYHPLVFGMSNDVPTFSLDTVRPGRSDDKTCLQLVEDGLEDFHFPTNRIDEFTPAEIARLVRVYGDDGLAKPFLGHKAAVDQAAADILQVLKS